The Streptomyces sp. NBC_01463 DNA window CTGCGCACGCTGGGCTGGCGCAAGGTCGCGCAGGAGGAGTACGACAACGTCCTGTCGGACGAGACCAAGAAGAACCTGCAGTCCTACGCGGACGGGGTGAACGCCTACCTCAAGGGACGCGACGGCAAGGACATCTCCGTCGAGTACGCGGCCCTCGGCTTCACCAACGACTACAAGCCGACGAAGTGGACCCCGGTCGACTCCGTCGCCTGGCTGAAGGCCATGGCCTGGGACCTGCGCGGCAACATGCAGGACGAGATCGACCGCTCGCTGATGACCAGCCGGCTCGACGGCAAGCAGATCCAGGACCTGTACCCGCCGTACCCGTACGAGAAGCACAAGCCGATCGTCGGCGAGGGTGCGATCTCCCCGGCCACCGGGAAGTTCGACCCCGAGGCGACGCCGTCCGACAGTGTCGGCTCGTCGACCGCCCAGGGCGCCACCGAGGGCCTCACCTCCCAGCTCGGCGCGCTCTCCGACACCCTGGACGAGATCCCCGCGCTGCTCGGCCCCAACGGCACCGGCATCGGGTCGAACTCCTGGGTCGTCTCCGGGAAGTACACGACCACCGGCAAGCCGCTGCTCGCCAACGACCCGCACCTGGCGCCGCAGCTGCCCTCGCTCTGGTACCAGATGGGGCTGCACTGCCGCAGCGTCTCCGCCACCTGCAAGTACGACACCGCCGGCTACACCTTCTCCGGCATGCCGGGCGTGATCATCGGCCACAACCAGAACATCGCCTGGGGCTTCACCAACCTGGGCGCCGACGTCACCGACCTCTTCCTGGAGAAGGTCTCGGGCGACGGCTACCTGTACGACGGCAGGACCAGGCCCTTCACCACCCGCGAGGAGACCATCAAGGTCGCGGGCGGCAGGGACCGGCACATCACCGTCCGCGAGACCAACAACGGACCGCTGGTCTCCGACCGCAGCAGCGAGCTGGAGAAGGTCGGCCAGAAGGCACCCGTGACCAATGCCGCCCCCGACCGGGCGGACGGCTACGGGGTGGCGCTGAAGTGGACCGCGCTGGAGCCGGGTCACTCCATGGACGCCGTCTTCGAGCTCAACCGGGCCAAGGACTTCACCACCTTCCGGGCGGCGGCCGAGCACTTCGAGGTTCCCTCGCAGAACCTCATCTACGCCGACACCCAGGGACACATCGGCTACCAGGCGCCCGGCAAGATCCCGGTCCGCAAGTCCGGTGACGGCACGATGCCCAGCCCCGGCTGGTCCTCGTCGTACGGCTGGAAGAAGGACCCGATCCCGTTCGACGAGCTGCCCTACGAGTACGACCCGAAGCGCGGCTACATCGTCACCGCCAACCAGGCCGTGATCGACGAGGACACGTACCGTCCCCTGCTCACCAAGGACTGGGGCTACGGCAGCCGCAGCCAGCGGATCAACGACCTCATCGAGTCGAAGACCAAGGGCGGCGGGAAGATCTCGACCGAAGACATGCAGAAGATGCAGATGGACAACACCAGCGAGATCGCCGCGCTGCTGGTGCCCGAGCTGATGAAGATCAACATCTCGGACAAGGACGTCCGCCAGGCGCAGAAGCTGCTGGAGGGCTGGGACTACACCCAGGAGGCCGACTCGGCGGCCGCCGCGTACTTCAACGCGGTCTGGCGCAACATCCTCAAGCTGGCCTTCGGCGACAAGCTGCCCAAGGAGATGCGCGTCAAGGGCGAGTGCCTCAACGTGCCCCCGGCCAAGAGCTCGGGTCCGGTCGACGAGCAGGACAAGCTGGTACGCGAATGCGGTCAGCGCGACCCCGACTCGGCGCAGCCGGACGGCGGCGACCGCTGGTACCAGGTGGTCGCGAACCTCATGGACAAGCCGGACAGCGACTGGTGGAAGGCGCCGGCCAACCGCAAGGACAAGGCGACCGAGAACCGCGAGGAGCTCTTCGCCCGCGCCATGGAGGACGCCCGCTGGGAGCTGACGGCCAAGCTGGGCAAGGACATCACCAGCTGGAGCTGGGGCCGGCTGCACCAGCTGACCCTGAAGAACCAGACCCTCGGTACCGAAGGGCCCGGACTGCTCCAGCGGGCGCTCAACCGCGGCCCCTGGAACCTCGGCGGCGGCGAGGCCGCGGTGAACGCCACCGGCTGGAACGCGGCGGGCGGCTACGAGGTCGTCTGGGTCCCGTCGATGCGGATGGTCGTCAACGTGGGGGACTGGGACAAGTCCCGCTGGATCAACCTCACCGGCGCCTCCGGGCACGCGTTCAGCGCGCACTACACCGATCAGACCGACAAGTGGGTCAACGGCGAACTGCTCGACTGGTCCTTCGGGACGAACGCGGTCGCCGGGGCGACGACGGACACGCTGACGCTGAAGCCGTAGGAACGGCCCCGCGGGCCTTCAGTCGTCGCTGAAGCGCCGCGGGGCCGGGCCTTCAGCCGTCACTGAAGCGCCGCGATCCGGCCGGTGTCACCACGGCGTCCACGGGGTGGTCGTGCGGTTCCTCCGGGACCCGCGCGGTCACCTCGTCGTCGTACAGCAGGACGATCAGCGCCGGGTGCGCCCCGGCCGCCGCCAGGCGCGCCAGCACCCGGTCGTAGCTGCCGCCGCCGCGGCCGAGCCGCATCCCGCGCCCGTCCACCGCGAGGCCCGGCAGCAGCACCGCGTCCGCCTCCAGGACGGCGTCGGGGCCGAGCCGCTGACCGGCGGGCTCCAGCAGCCCACGGCCGGCCTTCTCCAGGCCCGCCGCGCCCTCGTACGGCGCCCAGTCCAGGTCGTTGTCCGCGAGGAGCACCGGCAGCAGGACGCGCACGCCCCGCGCGCGCAGCGCGTCCAGCAGGGCGCGTGTTCCCGGTTCGCTCCCCACGGACACGTACGCGGCGACGGTACGGGCGCCGGCGAGCTCGGGCAGTTCGAGTGCGCGGCGGGCGAGAACCGCGGCGGCCCGTTCGACGTCCTTGCCGGTCAGGAGGCGTCGTGCGGCGAGCAGTTCACGCCGCAGCAGGGCCTTTGCGGACATGTCGGTGTTCAACGGGCACCCACGGATCTCTCGTACTGGCATATTTGAGTACAAAGTTAACCGGAGGCTCATCTTCCGCCCATGTGCGACCGTTAAGGTTCTGCGCATGACTCAGTCGAACCCCAGGATCAGCAAGGCTGTCATCCCGGCGGCGGGGCTCGGTACCCGCTTCCTGCCGGCCACCAAAGCCACTCCCAAAGAGATGCTGCCTGTCGTCGACAAGCCTGCCATCCAGTACGTCGTCGAGGAGGCGGTCGCCGCAGGGCTCTCCGACGTACTGATGATCACCGGTCGCAACAAGCGTCCCCTGGAGGACCACTTCGACCGCAATTACGAGCTGGAGTCGGCGCTGACCCGCAAGGGTGACGCCGAACGGCTGCGCAGGGTGCAGGAGTCGAGCGACCTCGCCACCATGCACTACGTCCGCCAGGGCGACCCGCGGGGGCTCGGCCACGCGGTGCTGTGCGCGGCGCCGCACGTCGGTGACCAGCCGTTCGCGGTCCTCCTCGGGGACGACCTGATCGACCCGCGCGACCCGCTCCTGGCCCGCATGGTGGAGATCCAGGAGCGCGAGGGCGGCAGCGTCATCGCGCTCATGGAGGTCCCGCCCTCGCTGATCCACCAGTACGGCTGCGCGGCCGTCGAGCCGACCGCCGAGGGCGACGTGATGCGGATCACGGGCCTGGTCGAGAAGCCCGAAGCGGCCGAGGCGCCCAGCAATCTCGCCATCATCGGCCGCTACGTCCTGGACCCCGCGGTCTTCGGCATACTGCGCATGACCGAGCCCGGCCGCGGCGGCGAGATCCAGCTGACCGACGCCCTCCAGCTCCTCGCCGCGGACGAGAAGATCGGCGGCCCGGTGCACGGCGTCGTCTTCAAGGGCCGCCGCTATGACACCGGTGACCGGAGCGATTACCTCCGTGCCATTGTCAGACTCGCGTGCGAACGTGAAGATCTGGGCCCGGAGTTCCGGACCTGGCTCCGCAGTTATGTCACCGAGGAGATGTAAGACCTTGAGCAGCACGATCTGGTCGGTGGACGAGCACCTGGAAGACATCCTCGCCGCGGTGAGGCCGCTCGAACCCATCGAGCTGCAACTGCCCGAGGCCCAGGGCTGCGTCCTGGTCGAGGACGTCGTGGTGGAGATCGCCCTGCCGCCCTTCGACAACAGCTCGATGGACGGTTACGCGGTCCGCGTCGCCGATGTCGAGGGCGCCACCGAGGAGTTCCCCGCGGTCCTCACCGTCATCGGGGACGTCGCGGCGGGCGCCGCAGGCCTGCTCGGCGACCAGCGGGTGGGACCGGGCGAGGCCGCCCGCATCATGACGGGCGCCCCGCTGCCGGCGGGCGCCGAGGCCGTGGTCCCGGTCGAGTGGACCGACGGCGGTACGGGCGAGGGCCCGGCCGCCACGATGCGCGCCCACAGCGACGCGCCCGAGGGCGCGGCGGGCGAGGTCCGCGTCCACCGCCCGGCAAAGGCCCGGGCCCATGTCCGGGACCGCGGCAGCGACGTCCGGCCGGGCGATCTGGCCCTGCGCGCGGGCTCGGTGATCGGACCGCCGCAGATCGGCCTGCTCGCCGCGATCGGCCGTTCCACGGTGAAGGTGCGGCCCCGGCCGCGCGTCGTCGTCATCTCCACCGGCAGCGAACTGGTCCAGCCCGGCGAGGAGCTGACCGGCGGCCAGATCTACGACTCGAACAGCTTCGCGCTGACGGCCGCCGCCCGCGACGCCGGAGCGATCGCCTACCGGGTGGGAGCCGTAGCCGACGACGCCGAGACGCTGCGCGCCGCGATCGAGGACCAGCTGATCCGCGCCGACATCGTCGTCACCACCGGGGGCGTCAGCGTGGGCGCGTACGACGTGGTCAAGGAGGCGCTGTCCTCCGTGGGCGACGAGGACGAGCCGGGCAGCGGCATCGACTTCCGCAAGCTCGCCATGCAGCCGGGCAAGCCGCAGGGCTTCGGCTCCATCGGCCCGGACCACACCCCGCTGCTGGCACTGCCCGGCAACCCGGTCTCCAGCTACGTCTCCTTCGAACTGTTCGTACGGCCCGCGATCCGCACCCTGATGGGGCTGCCGGACGTGAACCGCCCGAGCACCCGGGCCACTCTGGTGACCGACAAGACGCTGTCCTCGCCCGAAGGACGGCGGCAGTTCCTGCGCGGGGCGTACGACGCGGAGGCCGGCACCGTCACCCCCGTCGGAGGCTCGGGATCGCATCTGATCGCCGCTCTGGCCCAGGCGGACGCGCTGATCGTGCTGCCCGAGGACGTCACTTCGGCGGAGCCCGGCGCGGACACCGAGGTGATCCTGCTCCGCTGACCGGTGCCCGGTGGCGGTACGGTGTCTGCCGCTGTGCCTTCCGGGGGACACCCCCCGGACCCCGGGCCTGCACCCCGGTGCAGCCCAGGGGCAACCGGCGCCCTACCGCTAGGCGGAGTTAGTTGAGTACGCAGAACAGGCTGACGCACATCGACGAGGCGGGCGCCGCCCGCATGGTCGACGTCTCCGCGAAGGACGTCACCGCGCGCGTCGCCCGCGCCAGTGGCCGGGTCCTCGTCTCGCCGCGTGTCATCGAGCTGCTCCGGGGCGAAGGGGTCCCCAAGGGGGACGCCCTCGCCACCGCGCGCATCGCCGGGATCATGGGGGCCAAGCGCACCCCGGACCTGATCCCGCTCTGCCACCCCCTCGCCGTCTCCGGTGTCACGGTCGACCTCGCGGTGGCCGACGACGCGGTGGAGATCACGGCCACCGTGAAGACCACGGACCGCACGGGCGTGGAGATGGAGGCACTGACCGCGGTGTCGGTCGCCGCGCTCACCGTCATCGACATGATCAAGGCGGTCGACAAGGCCGCGGTCATCACGGACGTCCGGGTCGAGGCGAAGTCGGGCGGCAAGTCCGGCGACTACCGGCGCAACGCGCCCGGCGGAGCGCACGCGTGAGCGCCCCGGAGCCTTCCGCCGGCTACCGCGCGCTCGTGGTGACGGCCTCGAACCGGGCCGCCGCCGGGGTCTACGCCGACAAGGGCGGCCCCCTGATCGCCGAGGCGCTGACCGGTCTCGGCTTCACCGTCGAAGGACCGCGGGTCGTGCCCGACGGCGAGCCGGTCCAGCGGGCGCTGCGGGACGGGGTGGCCGCCGCGTACGACGTCATCGTGACCACCGGCGGCACCGGCATCTCGCCCACCGACGAGACCCCCGAGGCCACCGTCAACGTCCTGGACTACGAGATCCCCGGCATCCCCGAGGCGATCCGTGCCGAGGGCCGGGACAAGGTCCCCACGGCCGCGCTCTCGCGCGGTGTGGCCGGTGTGGCCGCACGTACGCTCATCGTCAACCTGCCGGGCTCCACCGGCGGGGTGCGCGACGGGCTCGCCGTCCTGAGCCGTCTCCTGGTGCACGCCGTCGACCAGCTCCGCGGCGGCGATCACCCCCGACCCGGGAGCCCGAGCTGAACGTCCCGACCTGGCCGGTGATCCTGGTGGAAGGCGATGTCGCCCTCCGGCCGATAAAAGTGCGCGACCAGCGCATGTGGCGCGAGGTCAACCGGCGCAACCGCGACTGGCTGCGCCCCTGGGAGGCGACCGTGCCACCGCCCGCCCCGGGCGGTCCGGTGGCCCAGCGCCCCACCTACCGCCAGATGGTCCGTCATCTGCGCGCCGAGGCCGGTGCGGGCCGGATGCTGCCGTTCGCCATCGAGTACGAGGGCCGGCTGGTGGGTCAGCTGACCGTCGCCGGGATCACCTGGGGCTCGATGTGTTCGGGCCATGTCGGCTACTGGGTGGATCAGGAGGTGGCGGGCCGCGGCGTGATGCCGACCGCGGTCGCCCTTGCCGTCGACCATTGTTTCCGCACGGTCGGACTGCACCGTATCGAGGTGTGCATTCGGCCGGAGAACGGGCCCAGCCGCCGCGTCGTCGAGAAACTCGGATTCCGCGAGGAAGGGATCCGGCCCCGCTATCTGCACATCGACGGAGCCTGGCGGGACCACCTCATCTACGCGCTCACCGCGGAGGAGGTGCCCGACGGGCTGCTCCGGAGGTGGCGACGGACGCGGCCGGAACGTCCGGAACACCGCGCGAAATGAAATGTGTGTTCGAAATTGATCGGCTCGTGACTGCTAAGGAACCTGCAAACGTCGAGTGTTGATCCGAACAATCACAAAAAAAGTCCGTGATATCAGCCGGATCGTGCGACACACCGCGCCAATTGGCGGATGCCTCCGCGCAAACCCCTCTACGGTGTGAGATGTGAGCAGCAGCGGCCTCATCTACGCAGTCATCGTCGGGGCCTGGGCCGCCTACTTGGTACCGATGTGGCTCCGCAGGCAGGACGAGCTCAACGAAGCCCGTCCGACGGAACGCTTCAGCACCGCCATCCGGCTGCTTTCCGGACGGGCGGCGATGGAGCGCCGGTACGCCAAGGGGCTGCGGGAGCGCACCGAAGAGGAGGCGGCGCCCGACGCCGACCCGGACGCAGTCACGGACCGAATGGATTCCGTCGACGTCCGGGGCTTTTCCGCGCCCCCGGCGCACACCGAGGCCCGGGTGCACGACCCGGCCCGTGCGCCGGAGCGCGCCACCCCGGAGCGTCAGGCGCAGCAGCGCCCGGCCCGTGAGCAGTCGGTACCGGCCCCCTCCGACCCGTCCCCTTCCGACTCCGCCCCCGCTTCCGCCCGGCGTCCGCGCCCCGGCGGAATCGACGCGGAACGCGCCCGGCGTGCGCAGCGCCTCCAGGTTCTCGCGCGCCGCCGGCGCACCACCGTGGTCCTCTTCTTCGCCTTCACGCTCGGCGCGGTCGTCGCGGCGGTCGGCGGCCTCCACTTCCTCTGGGCACCCGCGGTCCCCGCGGTGCTGCTGAGCACGTACATCGTGCATCTGCGCGCCCAGGAGCGGCGCAGGTTCGCCTTCACCATGGACCGCCGCCGGGCGGAGGTCGCGGCGCAGCGGCTCCGCGAGAACCGCCCGCGCCGCCACCAGCCCGCCACGACTGCCCCCGCCGAGTCCGACGAGGACCCCGAGGCCCGCCACCCGGTCCCCGAGCCCACGCCCGCCG harbors:
- a CDS encoding penicillin acylase family protein, which produces MPANTTASSGSTGTAGGGSRKKKGRRARLIVIVLVLALVAGIGYGTYWSVSTVRASYPQTSGTAQLAGLDSNVDVKRDSYGIPQIYADTDADLFRAQGFVQAQDRFWEMDVRRHMTAGRLSEMFGSGQVETDSFLRTLGWRKVAQEEYDNVLSDETKKNLQSYADGVNAYLKGRDGKDISVEYAALGFTNDYKPTKWTPVDSVAWLKAMAWDLRGNMQDEIDRSLMTSRLDGKQIQDLYPPYPYEKHKPIVGEGAISPATGKFDPEATPSDSVGSSTAQGATEGLTSQLGALSDTLDEIPALLGPNGTGIGSNSWVVSGKYTTTGKPLLANDPHLAPQLPSLWYQMGLHCRSVSATCKYDTAGYTFSGMPGVIIGHNQNIAWGFTNLGADVTDLFLEKVSGDGYLYDGRTRPFTTREETIKVAGGRDRHITVRETNNGPLVSDRSSELEKVGQKAPVTNAAPDRADGYGVALKWTALEPGHSMDAVFELNRAKDFTTFRAAAEHFEVPSQNLIYADTQGHIGYQAPGKIPVRKSGDGTMPSPGWSSSYGWKKDPIPFDELPYEYDPKRGYIVTANQAVIDEDTYRPLLTKDWGYGSRSQRINDLIESKTKGGGKISTEDMQKMQMDNTSEIAALLVPELMKINISDKDVRQAQKLLEGWDYTQEADSAAAAYFNAVWRNILKLAFGDKLPKEMRVKGECLNVPPAKSSGPVDEQDKLVRECGQRDPDSAQPDGGDRWYQVVANLMDKPDSDWWKAPANRKDKATENREELFARAMEDARWELTAKLGKDITSWSWGRLHQLTLKNQTLGTEGPGLLQRALNRGPWNLGGGEAAVNATGWNAAGGYEVVWVPSMRMVVNVGDWDKSRWINLTGASGHAFSAHYTDQTDKWVNGELLDWSFGTNAVAGATTDTLTLKP
- a CDS encoding 5-formyltetrahydrofolate cyclo-ligase produces the protein MSAKALLRRELLAARRLLTGKDVERAAAVLARRALELPELAGARTVAAYVSVGSEPGTRALLDALRARGVRVLLPVLLADNDLDWAPYEGAAGLEKAGRGLLEPAGQRLGPDAVLEADAVLLPGLAVDGRGMRLGRGGGSYDRVLARLAAAGAHPALIVLLYDDEVTARVPEEPHDHPVDAVVTPAGSRRFSDG
- the galU gene encoding UTP--glucose-1-phosphate uridylyltransferase GalU, with the protein product MTQSNPRISKAVIPAAGLGTRFLPATKATPKEMLPVVDKPAIQYVVEEAVAAGLSDVLMITGRNKRPLEDHFDRNYELESALTRKGDAERLRRVQESSDLATMHYVRQGDPRGLGHAVLCAAPHVGDQPFAVLLGDDLIDPRDPLLARMVEIQEREGGSVIALMEVPPSLIHQYGCAAVEPTAEGDVMRITGLVEKPEAAEAPSNLAIIGRYVLDPAVFGILRMTEPGRGGEIQLTDALQLLAADEKIGGPVHGVVFKGRRYDTGDRSDYLRAIVRLACEREDLGPEFRTWLRSYVTEEM
- a CDS encoding molybdopterin molybdotransferase MoeA, whose protein sequence is MSSTIWSVDEHLEDILAAVRPLEPIELQLPEAQGCVLVEDVVVEIALPPFDNSSMDGYAVRVADVEGATEEFPAVLTVIGDVAAGAAGLLGDQRVGPGEAARIMTGAPLPAGAEAVVPVEWTDGGTGEGPAATMRAHSDAPEGAAGEVRVHRPAKARAHVRDRGSDVRPGDLALRAGSVIGPPQIGLLAAIGRSTVKVRPRPRVVVISTGSELVQPGEELTGGQIYDSNSFALTAAARDAGAIAYRVGAVADDAETLRAAIEDQLIRADIVVTTGGVSVGAYDVVKEALSSVGDEDEPGSGIDFRKLAMQPGKPQGFGSIGPDHTPLLALPGNPVSSYVSFELFVRPAIRTLMGLPDVNRPSTRATLVTDKTLSSPEGRRQFLRGAYDAEAGTVTPVGGSGSHLIAALAQADALIVLPEDVTSAEPGADTEVILLR
- the moaC gene encoding cyclic pyranopterin monophosphate synthase MoaC, which translates into the protein MSTQNRLTHIDEAGAARMVDVSAKDVTARVARASGRVLVSPRVIELLRGEGVPKGDALATARIAGIMGAKRTPDLIPLCHPLAVSGVTVDLAVADDAVEITATVKTTDRTGVEMEALTAVSVAALTVIDMIKAVDKAAVITDVRVEAKSGGKSGDYRRNAPGGAHA
- a CDS encoding MogA/MoaB family molybdenum cofactor biosynthesis protein — protein: MSAPEPSAGYRALVVTASNRAAAGVYADKGGPLIAEALTGLGFTVEGPRVVPDGEPVQRALRDGVAAAYDVIVTTGGTGISPTDETPEATVNVLDYEIPGIPEAIRAEGRDKVPTAALSRGVAGVAARTLIVNLPGSTGGVRDGLAVLSRLLVHAVDQLRGGDHPRPGSPS
- a CDS encoding GNAT family N-acetyltransferase, coding for MILVEGDVALRPIKVRDQRMWREVNRRNRDWLRPWEATVPPPAPGGPVAQRPTYRQMVRHLRAEAGAGRMLPFAIEYEGRLVGQLTVAGITWGSMCSGHVGYWVDQEVAGRGVMPTAVALAVDHCFRTVGLHRIEVCIRPENGPSRRVVEKLGFREEGIRPRYLHIDGAWRDHLIYALTAEEVPDGLLRRWRRTRPERPEHRAK